ACGTAGAAGGTGTCCTGCTCCTGGCGGGCAGGGTGGTCGACGTCGAAGTTCAGGGCGTCGAAGTTGAACCACTCGTGCTCGAGCTCCGGTCCCTCGGCGATCTCCCACCCCATACCGACGAAGATGTCGGAGATCTGCTCGCTGAGCAGGGTGAGCGGATGCCGTGCTCCCACCCGCGTACGCGAGGGGACGGCCGTGATGTCGACGCGCTCGGCCTCGAGGCGTGCGGCGACCTCGGCGGCCTCCAGTTCGGCCTCCTTGGCGGCGAGCGCCTGGGTGACCCTTCCCCTCCCCTGGCCGATGAGCTTGCCGAAAGCGGCCTTGTTCTCCGGCGCCACCTGCCTCATCGAGGCGTTCAGCACCGCGAGGGGCGAACCCTCGGCCACGTGGGCGGCGCGTGCCGCCTTCAGCTCGCCGGTGTCTGCCGCAGCGTCGATGGCCTCGAGGGCTGCGGCGACCGCGGCTTCGACCGCTTCCGGGGTGATCTCAGGAACATCAGGCACGAGATGTGAGTCTACCGGGGCGCGGACGCGCGATCCGTCAGACCCCGGGTCCCGTGCTCATTCCGTCGAACCGTCCGGCGCCGCGCTGCACCGCGATCACCTCGGTGAGAGTGGACTCGTCGTCGGCGGCCACGTTGCCCCCGGCAAGGCCCTGCACTTTCACCGATCGCCGCGTGCGCACCTCGACCCACTTCGCGATGCCCGACAGGATCAGGCACATGATGATGTAGATGCCGCCGATGATGAAGGCGGACTGCAGGATCGGACGACCCTGCTGCGACGTCAGCTGCTTGGCGTAGTAGAGCAGCTCGGGGTAGGTGATGATGAAGCCCAGAGCCGTGTCCTTCATCGTCACGACGAGCTGCGCGACGATCACCGGCAGCATCGCGCGGATGGCCTGCGGCAGGAGGATGAGCCGCATGACGCCGCTCTTGCGGAGCCCGATCGCGTAGCCCGCCTCCTTCTGCCCGCGCGGGAGGGACTCGACGCCGGCGCGCAGCACCTCGGCGAGCACCGATCCGTTGTACGCCATCAGGGCGAGCACGACGGCCCAGTACGGGTCCATCTTGATGCCGATGACCGGAAGGCCGTAGTACAGCAGCATCATGAAGACGAGCACCGGGACGGCACGGAACAGCTCTGTGATCACGGTGACGGGGATGCGCACCCACGCGTGGTCGGACAGCCGGCCGATGGCCAGCACGAAGCCGAGCGCCAAGCTGAGCACGGCGGCGAGCGCGAACGCCGCGAGGGTGTTGCCCAGCGCCTTGAAGATGCCCATCCACACGTTCGTGAACGAGAACACGTACCACTTCTGCGCCGAGAACTGCCCCGTCTCGACCAGCCGGTACACGACGAAACCGACCACGGCGAGGACGAGCACGATCGTGACGACCGCGAGGATGCGGTTGCGGGCGATGGCCCGGGGACCGGGGACGTCGTACAGCACCGAGCTCATCGGGCGATCCTCCACTTGTTCTCGAGATGACGCTGCAGCCAGCTCATGAGCAGCACGAGCGCCACGAAGACGACGGCGACCCAGAGCAGCACCTCCATGGGGTTGCCCGGCCGGTCGGCGGAGTCGTTGATCGTCGACCGAAGGGCGGCGAGCTCTGCGACCGAGAATCCCGCTGCGACCGTTGTGTTCTTCAGCAGTGCGATGAAGACGCTCATCATCGGCGGGACGACCGAGCGGAAGGCCTGCGGGAGGATGACGAGGGTCATGACCTGCCCGAACGGCAGCCCGATGGCCCGCGCTGCCTCGGCCTGGCCGACCGGCACGGTGTTGATGCCGGCGCGCAGCACCTCGGCGACGTAAGTGGCGGTGTAGATGCCGATCGCGAGGATGCCGAGCACGAGGTTCGACAGCTCGGGGAGGCCGAGCTGGGGGTACCCGAAGACGAAGAAGAAGAAGACGAGCGTGAGCGGGGTGTTGCGCACGGTGTTGACGTAGACCGTGCCGACGCCGCGGGCGATGGGCACGGGTGACACGCGCATCGCGCCGACGACGATGCCCAGCACGAGGGCGATCAGGCCGCCGGCGAAGAACACGATCAGCGTGTTGCCGAGCGCCTCTCCCCACAGGTCCAGGTTGCCGAAGATGACGTCCACGCCGTCCTCCCTTCTCAGTCAGTGTGCGGGGCGGCCTCCGGAGAGGCCGCCGCGCGGGGCATCAGTACGCGTCGACCTCGGGCTGCTCGACCTCGATGCCGCTGGAGCCGAGGTTCTTGTCGAAGATCGCCTGCCAGATGTCGGGGTTGTCGGTGAACAGGTCGTTGATGTGCGCACGCAGCACGTCATCGCCCTTCGCGAGTCCGACGCCGTAGCGCTCCTCGGTGAACAGGCCGCCGGTGACCTTCACCTCGTCGGGGTACTGCGCGGCGTAGCCGATGAGGATCGCCTGGTCGGTGGTGACCGCGTCGACCTTGCCGTCGATCAAGTCCTGCACGCAGGCCGAGTACAGGTCGTACTCCTGCGTCTTGATCTCCGGGAAGTTCGCCTTGATGTTCTGGATCGGGGTCGATCCGGTCGCCGAGCACACGGTCTTGCCGTTGAAGTCCTCGAGCTTGTCGGCCCCGGGAGCGTCCTTCGCGACGAGCAGGCCCTGACCCGTGATGAAGTAGGGGCCGGCGAAGTCGATGAGCTCCTTGCGCTTGTCGTTGATCGAGTATGTGCCGACGTAGTAGTCGATGTCGCCGTTCACGATCGCCTGCTCGCGGTTGGCCGAGGCGATCGGCTTGAAGTCGATCTTGTCCTCGTCGTAGCCGAGCGATGCGGCGATCCAGCGCGCGATGTCGACATCGAAGCCGGTGCGCTCACCCGAGGTGACGTCGAGGTAGCCGAGACCGGGCTGGTCCTCCTTGACGCCGACGGTGACCTTGCCCGCCTTCTCGATCTTGTCGAACGTGGGGCTGCCGTCGAGCTTCATGTCCTTGGCGACCTCGAACCAGGTCGAGTCCTCTCCGCCGCCGTCGGTGGAGCCGCCTCCGGGGTTCGAGGGCGTGCCGCTGTTGCAGGCTGTCAGGGCGAGCAGCGTCGCCGCCGCGATTCCGAGTCCTGCCAGGGTCCGTGTCCGTCGCATGTGTGCGTCTCCTTCTGTGCTGTGTGCAGGGGA
This Microbacterium sp. XT11 DNA region includes the following protein-coding sequences:
- a CDS encoding amino acid ABC transporter permease, yielding MSSVLYDVPGPRAIARNRILAVVTIVLVLAVVGFVVYRLVETGQFSAQKWYVFSFTNVWMGIFKALGNTLAAFALAAVLSLALGFVLAIGRLSDHAWVRIPVTVITELFRAVPVLVFMMLLYYGLPVIGIKMDPYWAVVLALMAYNGSVLAEVLRAGVESLPRGQKEAGYAIGLRKSGVMRLILLPQAIRAMLPVIVAQLVVTMKDTALGFIITYPELLYYAKQLTSQQGRPILQSAFIIGGIYIIMCLILSGIAKWVEVRTRRSVKVQGLAGGNVAADDESTLTEVIAVQRGAGRFDGMSTGPGV
- a CDS encoding glutamate ABC transporter substrate-binding protein; its protein translation is MRRTRTLAGLGIAAATLLALTACNSGTPSNPGGGSTDGGGEDSTWFEVAKDMKLDGSPTFDKIEKAGKVTVGVKEDQPGLGYLDVTSGERTGFDVDIARWIAASLGYDEDKIDFKPIASANREQAIVNGDIDYYVGTYSINDKRKELIDFAGPYFITGQGLLVAKDAPGADKLEDFNGKTVCSATGSTPIQNIKANFPEIKTQEYDLYSACVQDLIDGKVDAVTTDQAILIGYAAQYPDEVKVTGGLFTEERYGVGLAKGDDVLRAHINDLFTDNPDIWQAIFDKNLGSSGIEVEQPEVDAY
- a CDS encoding amino acid ABC transporter permease produces the protein MDVIFGNLDLWGEALGNTLIVFFAGGLIALVLGIVVGAMRVSPVPIARGVGTVYVNTVRNTPLTLVFFFFVFGYPQLGLPELSNLVLGILAIGIYTATYVAEVLRAGINTVPVGQAEAARAIGLPFGQVMTLVILPQAFRSVVPPMMSVFIALLKNTTVAAGFSVAELAALRSTINDSADRPGNPMEVLLWVAVVFVALVLLMSWLQRHLENKWRIAR